One part of the Humulus lupulus chromosome 9, drHumLupu1.1, whole genome shotgun sequence genome encodes these proteins:
- the LOC133799585 gene encoding uncharacterized protein LOC133799585, whose amino-acid sequence MKGVIRFGKKGKLSPRYIGLFEILDRVGKGDYHLALPPVLAKTHNFFHISMLRKYVSEPSHVLTYKLLQLKQYLSYDEQPERIIEKGIKELRSQRIPLVKVLWRSSTE is encoded by the coding sequence ATGAAGGGTGTTAtacgttttggaaagaaagggaagttaagcccgaGATATATTGGTctatttgagattttggatagagTAGGGAAGGGTGATTATCATTTGGCACTGCCCCCAGTATTAGCTAAAACGCATAActtctttcacatctcgatgttgcgtaagtatgtgtcagaacCCTCTCATGTTTTGACTTACAAGCTGTTACAGCTAAAGCAgtacctgagttatgatgaacagcctgagcgcATTATTGAAAAAGGAATCAAGGAATTAAGATCCcaaaggattccactagttaaggtcctgtggaggAGTAGTACGGaatga